One Tissierellales bacterium genomic window carries:
- a CDS encoding type I restriction endonuclease subunit R — protein sequence MSYQSEAQLEENLIKQLVNQGFNKVKIANEQELKNNFRNELFEHNKSKLNNEPFTDKEFERILRHIEGKSVFQSAMILRDKFILEREDGSEVYIEFFDSKNYSKNRFQVTNQTTVVGKRVNRYDVTLLINGLPLVQIELKRRGLDFKEAFNQIKRYKKESINKGLYKYIQIFVVSNGVDTKYFANSDKEILFSQTFFWSDEENKRISNLKDFTQTFLDKSFVSKVIARYMITNETDKLLMVMRPYQIYAVEALVTRAFETNNNGFIWHTTGSGKTLTSFKASQILAKEPNIKKVFFLVDRKDLDSQTIAEFNKFEPDSVDTTDKTDTLVKQIKDINKPLIVTTIQKMANAIKNDKYSKIMDDYKDEKVIFIIDECHRSQFGDMHKAINKHFKNAQYFGFTGTPRFFENRSQEGRVTADLFEKCLHTYLIKDAIKDGNVLGFSVEYMKTFDGDFDENDDEKVKAIDKEEVFMADERIDLVANNIISIHNAKTKNKKYTAIFTVQSIPMLIKYYDRFKEINHDLKIAGIFSFGANEDSEAREEHSRDSLERMITDYNKMFDTNYSTDTFQSYFSDVSKKVKTAKIDILIVVNMFLTGFDSKTLNTLYVDKNLKYHDLVQAYSRTNRVEEDTKPYGNVVCYRNLKKNTDDALCLFSQTDNTDVVLMESYEYYLSLWHTQLKNLYSLTQNPEDVDNLENEEDKKKFILAFRDLTKVLTKLNTFTEFEFNKDTLKMSEQSYQDFKSKYLLIYDTIKRVDDNEKVSILADIDFGIELMHTDKINVGYIMNLIRDIDLCDKEKQARDIKNVITELDRADNEDLRLKVDLLKEFLNKVVPKLDSNDDIDLAYEQFEEVKKEEDVEEFSKEIGLNRYKIKDYISEYEYSGIINRQEISEEIKVELKPKFTLRRKLIDQVKNFIYDHVRKYA from the coding sequence ATGTCTTATCAAAGTGAGGCACAGTTAGAAGAAAATTTAATTAAACAACTTGTAAATCAAGGATTTAATAAAGTTAAAATAGCTAATGAGCAAGAACTTAAAAATAACTTTAGAAATGAGTTATTTGAACATAATAAATCGAAATTAAATAATGAACCTTTTACAGATAAAGAATTTGAAAGAATACTTAGACATATAGAAGGAAAATCAGTTTTCCAAAGTGCAATGATATTAAGAGATAAATTCATACTAGAAAGAGAAGATGGTAGTGAAGTTTATATAGAATTCTTTGATAGTAAAAACTATAGTAAAAATAGATTCCAAGTAACTAATCAAACAACAGTAGTAGGAAAAAGAGTAAATCGTTATGACGTTACATTACTTATAAACGGTCTTCCACTTGTCCAAATAGAATTAAAACGTAGAGGACTTGATTTTAAAGAAGCATTTAATCAAATAAAAAGATATAAAAAAGAAAGCATAAATAAAGGTTTATATAAATACATTCAAATATTTGTAGTAAGTAATGGAGTAGACACTAAATACTTTGCAAATAGCGATAAAGAAATACTATTTAGTCAAACTTTCTTTTGGAGTGATGAAGAAAATAAAAGAATTAGCAACCTAAAAGATTTTACTCAAACTTTCTTAGATAAATCTTTTGTATCAAAGGTTATAGCAAGATATATGATAACTAATGAAACTGATAAACTATTAATGGTTATGAGACCATATCAAATTTATGCAGTTGAAGCACTTGTTACTCGTGCCTTTGAAACTAATAACAATGGATTTATATGGCATACAACAGGTAGTGGTAAGACTTTAACATCTTTTAAAGCTAGTCAAATACTAGCAAAAGAGCCTAACATTAAAAAAGTATTTTTCTTAGTAGATAGAAAAGACTTAGACTCTCAAACAATAGCAGAGTTTAACAAATTTGAACCAGATAGTGTTGATACAACTGATAAAACAGATACATTAGTAAAACAAATAAAAGATATAAATAAGCCCTTAATAGTTACAACTATACAAAAGATGGCTAATGCAATCAAAAACGATAAATACTCTAAAATAATGGATGATTATAAAGATGAAAAAGTTATATTTATAATAGATGAATGTCATAGATCTCAATTTGGAGATATGCACAAAGCTATAAATAAACACTTTAAAAATGCACAATACTTTGGATTTACAGGTACACCAAGATTTTTTGAAAATAGAAGTCAAGAAGGAAGAGTTACAGCAGACCTTTTTGAAAAATGCTTACATACATATTTAATAAAAGATGCAATAAAAGATGGAAACGTACTTGGATTTTCAGTTGAGTATATGAAAACTTTTGATGGTGATTTTGACGAAAATGACGATGAAAAAGTAAAAGCAATAGACAAAGAAGAAGTATTTATGGCTGATGAAAGAATAGACTTAGTTGCAAATAACATCATAAGTATTCATAATGCTAAAACTAAAAATAAAAAGTATACAGCTATATTTACAGTTCAAAGTATACCAATGCTTATAAAATACTACGATAGATTTAAAGAAATAAATCACGACTTAAAAATAGCTGGTATATTTAGCTTTGGAGCTAATGAAGATAGCGAAGCAAGAGAAGAACATTCAAGAGATAGTTTAGAAAGAATGATTACAGACTATAATAAAATGTTTGATACAAACTACTCAACAGACACATTCCAAAGCTATTTCTCAGATGTATCTAAGAAAGTAAAAACTGCAAAAATAGACATACTTATAGTTGTAAATATGTTCTTAACTGGATTTGACAGTAAAACACTAAACACATTATACGTTGACAAAAACTTAAAATACCATGACTTAGTTCAAGCATATTCAAGAACTAACAGAGTTGAAGAAGATACTAAACCTTATGGAAATGTAGTTTGTTATAGAAACTTAAAGAAAAATACTGATGATGCATTATGCTTATTTTCACAAACTGATAATACAGATGTAGTATTGATGGAAAGTTATGAGTATTACTTATCTTTATGGCATACACAACTAAAAAATTTATATAGCTTAACACAAAATCCAGAAGATGTAGATAACCTTGAAAATGAAGAAGATAAAAAGAAATTTATATTAGCTTTTAGAGATTTAACAAAAGTATTAACAAAGCTAAATACATTTACAGAATTTGAATTTAATAAAGATACACTTAAAATGAGCGAACAAAGTTATCAAGACTTTAAAAGTAAGTATCTTTTAATATATGATACTATAAAACGAGTTGATGATAATGAAAAAGTTTCAATATTAGCTGATATTGACTTTGGAATAGAGCTTATGCACACTGATAAAATCAACGTAGGCTATATAATGAACTTAATTAGAGATATAGATTTATGTGATAAAGAAAAACAAGCACGTGATATTAAAAATGTAATAACAGAACTTGATAGAGCTGATAATGAAGACTTAAGACTTAAAGTAGACTTATTAAAAGAGTTTTTAAATAAAGTAGTACCGAAGCTTGATTCTAATGACGATATAGATTTAGCATATGAACAATTTGAAGAAGTAAAAAAAGAAGAAGATGTAGAAGAATTTTCAAAAGAAATAGGTCTTAATAGATACAAGATAAAAGACTATATTTCAGAATATGAATACTCTGGAATAATAAATAGACAAGAAATAAGTGAAGAAATAAAAGTAGAGTTAAAACCAAAGTTTACACTTAGAAGAAAACTAATAGACCAAGTTAAAAACTTTATATATGACCATGTTAGAAAATATGCATAG